A genomic stretch from Flavobacterium sp. KS-LB2 includes:
- a CDS encoding isoprenyl transferase, with translation MNLLETINKNNLPKHLAIIMDGNGRWAKQQGLLRALGHESGTKSVKVIIEASAKLGIEFLTLYAFSTENWNRPKLEVETLMKVLINSLKKELVTLQKNNIKLNAIGNLEKLPKSAQRELLDVIDKTKDNTQMTLTLALSYGSREELVNAVRNICSKVKNNIISIDTIDDSIINEHLYTQNLPDVDLLIRTSGEHRISNFLLWQIAYSELYFTDILWPDFKEEDLYEAIISYQKRERRFGKTSEQIK, from the coding sequence ATGAATTTACTAGAAACTATCAACAAGAATAACTTGCCAAAACATCTAGCCATCATCATGGATGGTAATGGTCGTTGGGCAAAACAGCAAGGCCTTTTAAGAGCTTTAGGCCATGAAAGCGGAACAAAATCAGTTAAAGTAATAATCGAAGCCAGTGCAAAACTCGGTATTGAATTCCTTACTTTATATGCTTTTTCTACTGAAAACTGGAACAGACCAAAACTAGAAGTTGAAACTTTAATGAAAGTGCTTATCAACTCCTTGAAAAAAGAACTTGTAACACTCCAAAAAAACAACATCAAACTGAATGCTATCGGTAATTTAGAAAAATTACCAAAGTCAGCACAAAGAGAACTGCTTGATGTTATTGATAAAACAAAGGACAATACTCAAATGACTCTAACCTTGGCGTTAAGCTACGGATCAAGAGAAGAACTTGTCAATGCAGTAAGAAATATATGTAGTAAAGTTAAAAATAATATAATTTCAATAGACACTATTGACGATTCCATTATTAATGAGCATCTTTACACGCAAAATTTACCAGACGTAGATTTATTAATACGAACAAGCGGAGAACATAGGATAAGTAACTTTTTGTTGTGGCAGATTGCCTATTCAGAATTATATTTTACTGACATATTGTGGCCAGACTTTAAAGAAGAAGATTTATATGAGGCTATCATTAGTTATCAAAAAAGAGAACGTAGATTTGGAAAAACAAGTGAACAAATTAAATAA
- the murI gene encoding glutamate racemase, which produces MNSNNQPIGIFDSGIGGTSIWKAIHQLLPNEKTIYLADSKNAPYGQKSKKEIVALSMKNTDFLLEMNCKLIVVACNTATTNAIQELRAKYDIPFIGIEPAIKPAATHSKTQTIGILATQGTLNSELFNKTTEKYQDTKIIEQVGHGLVQLIENGDINSPEMTKLLHSYLTPMIEANIDYLVLGCSHYPYLIPQIKKILPEHIQIIDSGEAVAKQTQNILRDKVGFSSEEKSKPVFYTNTNPKVLTEILENKYIVKEIEF; this is translated from the coding sequence ATGAACAGCAATAATCAACCTATAGGAATTTTTGACTCAGGCATTGGCGGAACTTCCATTTGGAAAGCAATCCATCAATTGCTACCCAATGAGAAAACCATATATCTGGCAGATAGTAAAAATGCCCCTTATGGTCAAAAATCAAAAAAGGAGATTGTTGCATTGAGCATGAAAAATACTGATTTTCTTCTTGAAATGAATTGTAAATTAATTGTAGTAGCATGCAATACAGCAACCACCAATGCAATTCAAGAATTAAGAGCAAAATATGACATTCCGTTTATAGGTATTGAACCTGCTATTAAACCTGCTGCTACACATTCTAAAACACAAACAATAGGAATCCTGGCGACACAAGGCACATTAAACAGTGAACTTTTCAACAAGACTACAGAAAAGTACCAGGACACCAAAATAATTGAGCAAGTAGGTCACGGATTAGTCCAACTGATTGAAAACGGCGACATCAATTCCCCAGAAATGACGAAACTCCTTCACTCCTACCTGACTCCAATGATTGAAGCCAATATTGACTATTTAGTACTAGGTTGCAGTCATTATCCCTATTTGATTCCTCAAATAAAAAAAATTCTTCCAGAACACATTCAAATTATAGATTCTGGTGAAGCTGTTGCGAAACAAACACAAAATATATTACGAGACAAAGTAGGTTTTTCATCGGAAGAAAAAAGCAAACCTGTTTTTTACACGAATACAAACCCCAAAGTTTTGACTGAAATTTTAGAAAATAAATATATCGTTAAAGAAATAGAATTTTAA
- a CDS encoding OmpH family outer membrane protein — translation MRKQFLYLFLALVLVQTIDAQTRGTKLGFIDMEYILQNVPDYTEAKAQLEQKAEKWKLEIDTKKIEINKLKEALKAERALLTKELIDERETEINFLETENLDYQQKRFGANGDLMIQKSILVKPIQDQVFTAVQDIAEKLKYDFIFDKTSDLTMLFAAKRFDISDQILRTLNRTEKREQLTKKQQKEAEDRETKEDALDENPELAERQKLLDDKKATRDKILEDRKLLQEQKKKEFDDKRKQVIADREAKKNGTVSANVKKDGTDTAASNDPAKEIAKLAVEDAKQKQADARAKTLEDRKKVLEDRKKALDEKRKKILEEREAIRKAKEEKLKENTNKN, via the coding sequence ATGAGAAAACAATTTTTATATCTATTTTTAGCGTTAGTCCTTGTACAAACAATTGACGCGCAAACCAGAGGAACAAAGCTTGGATTCATTGATATGGAATACATTTTGCAAAATGTCCCTGATTACACTGAAGCAAAAGCTCAATTAGAACAAAAGGCTGAAAAATGGAAACTAGAGATTGACACTAAGAAAATTGAAATCAATAAATTAAAGGAAGCCTTAAAAGCAGAAAGAGCTTTATTGACAAAAGAGCTAATTGACGAAAGAGAAACAGAAATTAATTTTCTTGAAACTGAAAATCTGGACTATCAACAAAAAAGATTTGGTGCCAACGGAGATTTGATGATACAAAAATCGATTTTAGTAAAACCAATACAAGATCAAGTATTTACTGCAGTTCAAGATATTGCAGAAAAATTAAAATATGATTTTATCTTTGACAAAACTTCTGACTTGACCATGTTATTTGCGGCAAAAAGATTTGATATAAGTGATCAAATTTTACGCACACTGAACAGGACCGAAAAAAGAGAACAGTTGACTAAAAAACAACAAAAAGAAGCAGAGGATCGGGAGACTAAAGAAGATGCATTGGATGAAAATCCAGAGTTAGCAGAGAGACAAAAACTCTTAGATGATAAAAAGGCAACAAGAGATAAAATCCTTGAAGATAGAAAATTGCTTCAGGAGCAAAAGAAAAAGGAGTTTGATGATAAAAGGAAACAAGTTATAGCCGACAGAGAAGCTAAAAAAAATGGCACGGTTTCTGCAAATGTTAAAAAAGATGGGACGGATACAGCAGCAAGCAATGATCCCGCTAAAGAGATTGCTAAACTAGCCGTTGAAGATGCCAAACAAAAACAAGCTGATGCAAGAGCTAAAACCTTAGAAGATCGCAAGAAAGTTTTAGAGGATCGCAAGAAAGCATTAGACGAGAAAAGAAAAAAAATACTAGAAGAAAGAGAAGCTATTAGAAAAGCTAAAGAAGAAAAATTAAAAGAAAATACAAACAAAAATTAA
- the bamA gene encoding outer membrane protein assembly factor BamA — translation MRLSLVIKKENVDLEKQVNKLNNFLVLHKNIKIVLTVLIFGSFTQIKAQERVPFDQGKKYILADVAVVGDISFNSQTVVTFSGLQKGQEITVPGEEISAAIKKLGKLGLFDEISFYINKVQNDSIYLDLNIVELPKLNQVKFVGVKKTKTEALIKDNSLNKGKVVNENLITTTRNYIENKYKKDGFYNTKVNINTVKDTSTVNSVNMLVSIDKGEKVKIQKIDFVGNTKISDKALRKAMKDTKQKNPIRILKASKFIKDKYKTDLEKVISSYKEKGYRDARILSDSVTFDKEKNALSIKINVEEGNKYYFGNIKFLGNTVYTDQGLSRVLGIKKGETYNGVLLQKRIADASKPDGEDIDNLYKNNGYLFSNVNAVEVKTANDTIDFEIRITEGPIAYFNKITVVGNDKTNDRVIYRELRTKPGEKYSKEELVRTIREIGQLGFFDPEAIDPKFKNVDSGAGTVDIEYNLVEKGSSQIELQGGYGGGGFIGTLGLSFNNFSARNMFNKDAYKPLPMGDGQKVSLRLQASTFFQTYSVSFSEPWFGGKKPVQFSSSISYSKQFLNNFVTQRADKTKSFNILTLSVGLAKRLTVPDDFFVLSQSLSYQHYDLNNYNTGLFTFGDGTSRNFAYTVGLTRSNKGVNPIFPMYGSEFSISAKLTPPYSLLNGVNYATLGDQEEYKLKNTVDRQNVPDANGNIVQIGDYIDANGNKVNDFSLAAADVSKVDQERFKLLEYYKIKFKADWYTKIYGKLVLRTLTEFGFLGAYNQDRGVVPFERFYLGGDGLANFSMDGRETIQLRGYPNNSLTPVNEVGDQIGATVFNKFSMELRYPITLKSSASIYALAFMEAGSSFKDFKSYNPFALNRSAGIGLRVFMPAFGLLGIDFGHGFDNLPGQAKANGWETHFIIGQQF, via the coding sequence ATGAGGCTATCATTAGTTATCAAAAAAGAGAACGTAGATTTGGAAAAACAAGTGAACAAATTAAATAATTTTTTAGTGTTACATAAAAACATAAAAATAGTCCTTACCGTATTAATTTTTGGAAGTTTTACTCAAATTAAAGCTCAAGAGAGAGTTCCTTTTGATCAAGGAAAAAAATACATCCTAGCCGATGTAGCTGTTGTTGGAGACATCAGTTTCAACTCACAAACCGTAGTTACTTTCTCAGGTTTACAAAAAGGACAAGAAATAACCGTTCCTGGTGAAGAAATAAGTGCTGCTATCAAAAAACTTGGTAAACTAGGACTCTTTGATGAAATTTCATTTTATATAAATAAAGTGCAAAATGATAGTATTTATCTTGATTTGAATATTGTAGAGTTACCAAAATTGAATCAAGTAAAATTTGTAGGTGTTAAGAAGACAAAAACTGAAGCTTTAATAAAAGACAATAGTTTAAACAAAGGCAAAGTAGTTAATGAAAACTTAATTACTACTACAAGAAATTACATCGAAAACAAATATAAAAAAGACGGTTTTTACAACACCAAAGTAAACATAAACACTGTTAAGGATACATCAACAGTGAATTCAGTGAATATGCTTGTCAGTATTGACAAAGGTGAAAAGGTGAAAATTCAAAAAATTGATTTTGTAGGAAACACGAAAATATCGGACAAAGCTTTGCGAAAAGCAATGAAAGATACCAAACAAAAGAATCCTATCAGAATTCTAAAAGCCTCAAAATTTATAAAAGACAAGTATAAAACCGATTTAGAAAAAGTAATTTCATCTTATAAAGAGAAAGGATATAGAGATGCTAGAATACTTTCGGATTCCGTTACTTTTGACAAAGAAAAAAATGCTTTATCCATAAAAATTAATGTAGAAGAAGGAAACAAGTATTACTTTGGAAACATTAAATTTTTAGGAAATACTGTATATACTGACCAAGGGTTAAGTAGAGTATTAGGGATAAAAAAAGGAGAGACCTACAATGGTGTCCTATTGCAAAAAAGAATTGCTGACGCCTCAAAACCTGATGGAGAAGACATTGATAATTTATATAAAAACAATGGTTATTTATTCTCTAATGTAAATGCTGTAGAAGTAAAAACAGCAAATGACACTATTGATTTTGAAATTAGAATCACTGAAGGTCCTATTGCGTATTTTAACAAAATTACAGTTGTAGGTAATGACAAAACCAATGACCGTGTAATTTATCGTGAATTAAGAACAAAACCTGGAGAAAAATACAGTAAAGAAGAGTTGGTAAGAACCATTCGCGAAATAGGGCAACTAGGATTTTTTGATCCTGAAGCGATTGATCCAAAGTTCAAGAATGTAGATTCAGGAGCTGGAACCGTTGATATTGAATACAATCTTGTAGAAAAAGGTTCTAGTCAAATAGAACTTCAAGGAGGTTATGGTGGCGGTGGATTCATTGGTACTCTTGGACTATCTTTCAACAACTTTTCTGCACGAAATATGTTCAACAAAGATGCTTACAAACCATTACCAATGGGAGATGGCCAAAAAGTATCGTTACGTTTACAAGCTAGTACCTTCTTTCAAACTTATAGTGTTTCATTTTCGGAACCTTGGTTTGGTGGAAAAAAACCGGTACAATTTAGCAGTTCAATATCATACAGTAAACAATTTTTGAATAATTTTGTTACACAAAGAGCTGATAAAACCAAAAGTTTTAATATCCTGACACTTTCTGTTGGATTAGCAAAAAGATTAACCGTTCCAGATGATTTCTTTGTATTGTCACAATCGTTAAGTTACCAACATTATGATTTAAATAACTACAATACTGGTCTATTTACTTTTGGAGATGGAACGTCTAGAAACTTTGCTTACACGGTAGGATTAACTAGAAGTAATAAAGGTGTCAATCCAATCTTCCCAATGTACGGATCAGAGTTTAGTATTTCAGCTAAATTAACACCTCCATATTCGTTACTAAATGGAGTTAATTATGCAACATTAGGAGATCAAGAAGAATATAAATTAAAAAACACAGTTGACAGACAAAATGTACCTGATGCAAACGGCAATATCGTTCAAATAGGTGATTATATTGACGCTAATGGCAACAAAGTAAATGACTTTAGTTTAGCAGCAGCAGACGTCAGCAAAGTAGATCAAGAGCGTTTTAAATTATTGGAATATTATAAAATAAAGTTTAAAGCAGACTGGTATACAAAAATTTATGGTAAATTAGTACTAAGAACGTTAACTGAGTTTGGTTTCCTTGGGGCATACAATCAAGACCGAGGCGTAGTTCCATTTGAACGTTTCTATCTTGGTGGTGATGGATTAGCTAATTTTTCTATGGATGGTAGAGAAACCATTCAATTAAGAGGATACCCTAACAACTCGTTAACTCCGGTAAATGAGGTAGGAGATCAAATTGGAGCAACAGTGTTCAATAAATTCTCCATGGAATTGCGTTATCCAATAACGTTAAAATCATCGGCATCAATTTATGCATTGGCTTTTATGGAAGCAGGATCATCGTTTAAGGATTTTAAAAGCTATAATCCTTTTGCACTAAATCGTTCTGCTGGAATTGGATTACGTGTATTTATGCCTGCATTTGGTTTATTAGGAATTGATTTTGGTCATGGTTTTGACAACTTGCCAGGACAAGCAAAAGCTAATGGATGGGAAACCCATTTTATCATTGGACAACAATTCTAA
- the porG gene encoding type IX secretion system protein PorG, with translation MNKFFYLFLCFFPVMATHAQIHEVGVFIGGSNYIGDVGPTTYVSPNEPAIGLLYKWNKSARHAYRFSYTQSKIVSNDLDSKEAGRNQRGYRFENGIKEVSLGLEFNFFDFNLHEASTKITPYVHSGISYFRHDELYVLDGETRKDKNTGSFAIPMTIGVKSNISPTIILAAEVGARYTLTDNIDGSNPKNKNLESLRFGNINNNDWYVFSGVTLTYTFGNKPCYCVE, from the coding sequence ATGAACAAATTTTTCTATTTATTTTTATGCTTTTTCCCAGTGATGGCAACACATGCTCAGATACATGAAGTTGGTGTATTTATTGGTGGGAGCAACTATATAGGAGATGTTGGTCCTACTACTTATGTTTCGCCAAACGAGCCAGCTATTGGATTGCTGTATAAGTGGAACAAAAGCGCCAGACATGCGTATCGATTTTCTTATACACAATCAAAAATTGTTTCAAATGATTTAGATTCAAAAGAAGCTGGTAGAAACCAAAGAGGCTATCGTTTTGAAAACGGTATAAAAGAAGTATCTTTAGGTCTTGAATTCAACTTTTTTGATTTTAATCTTCATGAAGCTAGTACTAAAATCACTCCGTATGTACATTCTGGTATAAGTTATTTTAGACATGACGAATTATATGTATTGGATGGAGAAACTAGAAAAGATAAAAACACAGGTTCCTTTGCAATACCAATGACAATTGGAGTAAAATCAAACATTAGCCCTACTATAATATTGGCAGCAGAAGTGGGCGCAAGATATACTTTAACGGATAACATAGACGGGAGTAATCCAAAAAATAAAAATTTGGAATCGCTCCGATTTGGAAATATAAATAATAATGATTGGTATGTTTTTTCGGGAGTTACATTAACTTATACCTTTGGAAACAAACCCTGTTATTGTGTAGAATAA
- a CDS encoding NAD kinase translates to MKVAIYGQYYQNSTEPIINDIFVFFNKNNVEMIIESHFLLMLNERKIVEKKYKTFTSHTELDDSFDMLISIGGDGTILRAATLVRDSGIPILGINAGRLGFLASVQKENIASFMQFIIDKKYTISKRALLSLTCSPPNESVDAINFAMNEITVSRKDTTSMITIETHLNDEYLNSYWADGLIISTPTGSTGYSLSCGGPILTPDVKSLVITPIAPHNLTARPLVVPDETEIRLKVSGREEYYLVSLDSRVTSIKNESILTLKKTPFQINMVEIPGETFLKTLRNKLLWGEDKRN, encoded by the coding sequence ATGAAAGTAGCTATCTACGGTCAATATTATCAAAACAGTACAGAACCCATCATAAACGACATCTTTGTTTTTTTTAACAAAAATAATGTAGAGATGATTATTGAGTCTCATTTTTTATTGATGCTTAACGAAAGGAAGATTGTAGAAAAAAAATACAAAACTTTTACATCTCACACCGAACTTGACGATAGTTTTGACATGTTGATAAGCATCGGCGGAGACGGAACAATATTAAGAGCAGCTACACTAGTAAGAGATTCCGGCATCCCCATCTTAGGTATAAATGCAGGTCGATTGGGCTTCTTAGCATCTGTACAAAAGGAGAATATTGCCTCTTTCATGCAATTTATTATTGATAAAAAATATACGATTTCTAAACGTGCTCTACTGAGTTTGACCTGTTCACCACCAAATGAATCCGTTGACGCAATAAATTTTGCAATGAATGAAATTACGGTTAGCCGAAAAGACACCACCTCCATGATTACGATTGAAACGCACTTAAACGATGAATACTTGAATTCGTATTGGGCAGATGGTTTAATTATTTCAACACCTACAGGATCCACAGGATACTCCCTAAGTTGTGGCGGTCCAATTTTGACTCCTGATGTAAAAAGTTTGGTTATTACTCCCATTGCTCCGCACAATCTTACCGCAAGGCCCCTGGTAGTTCCAGATGAAACTGAAATTAGACTAAAAGTCTCAGGAAGGGAGGAATACTACTTAGTTTCCTTAGATTCCAGAGTAACCTCGATAAAAAACGAATCAATTCTGACATTAAAGAAAACTCCTTTTCAAATTAATATGGTCGAAATCCCAGGAGAAACATTTTTAAAAACACTTCGCAACAAACTACTTTGGGGAGAGGACAAAAGGAATTAA
- a CDS encoding OmpH family outer membrane protein, producing MKQIKTLFIAAIFILGANQTINAQAKTAHVDVSEIMTKMPAMLDAQKQLDKLSTTYDADYKKMVEEYQGKLKKYEAEAATVTEAVNGERSKEVQDMQKRIVDFRDNAQKELQQKESDIVKPLMEKVRASIQKVGKAKGFQYVLDGSSLLLADGPNLTMDVKKDLGF from the coding sequence ATGAAACAAATTAAAACTCTATTTATTGCTGCAATTTTTATTTTAGGAGCAAACCAAACCATTAATGCACAAGCAAAAACTGCTCATGTTGATGTAAGTGAGATTATGACAAAAATGCCAGCAATGTTAGATGCTCAAAAACAATTGGATAAATTGAGTACTACGTATGATGCTGACTATAAAAAAATGGTTGAAGAATACCAAGGAAAATTAAAAAAATACGAAGCTGAAGCTGCTACAGTTACTGAAGCCGTAAATGGTGAGCGTTCAAAAGAAGTTCAAGACATGCAAAAAAGAATTGTTGACTTTAGAGACAATGCTCAAAAAGAATTACAACAAAAAGAATCTGATATCGTAAAACCATTAATGGAAAAAGTAAGAGCTTCTATTCAAAAAGTAGGTAAAGCTAAAGGATTCCAATATGTTCTTGATGGTTCTAGCCTTTTACTTGCTGATGGTCCAAACTTGACTATGGATGTAAAAAAAGATTTAGGTTTCTAA
- a CDS encoding PorP/SprF family type IX secretion system membrane protein, translated as MYNKIKFLSALFFISFYSFSQEGIPVYSDYLSDNYYLIHPSMAGASNCAKIRLTGRKQWFDQEDAPELQTLSFNGRVGEKAGAGIILFNDKNGYHSQKGVKFSYAYHLMFSRNEIDLNQLSFGISAGLIQSQLDETEFLQSGDFDPIIDGTVVQKDSYFNVDIGASYNFLDFYAHATVKNAIETRRDIYTEYESDNLRKYLLSAGYIFGDRDKILWEPSILFQMVDQTKEKSIDINLKAYKTLDFGKLWGGLSYRRSFDGAEYLDGNSVSKQKLQYITPIVGFNFDKFMFAYTYSQLSGAVKFDNGGYHQITLGIDLFCKPVKYDCNCPAIN; from the coding sequence ATGTATAATAAAATTAAATTTTTATCTGCTCTTTTTTTTATATCCTTTTATTCCTTTTCGCAGGAAGGAATCCCTGTTTACTCTGATTATCTTTCTGATAATTATTACTTAATTCATCCTTCAATGGCAGGTGCATCAAATTGTGCCAAAATTAGATTGACAGGTCGCAAACAATGGTTTGATCAAGAGGATGCTCCAGAGCTTCAAACATTAAGTTTTAATGGAAGAGTAGGGGAAAAAGCAGGTGCAGGAATCATCCTTTTTAATGATAAAAACGGATATCATTCCCAAAAAGGAGTCAAATTTAGTTATGCTTATCATTTAATGTTTTCAAGAAATGAAATTGATTTAAATCAATTGTCTTTTGGAATCAGCGCTGGATTAATTCAAAGCCAATTAGACGAAACAGAATTCCTGCAGTCTGGTGATTTTGATCCAATTATTGATGGGACAGTAGTCCAGAAAGATTCTTATTTTAATGTTGATATCGGAGCATCCTATAACTTCTTGGATTTTTATGCTCATGCTACAGTAAAAAATGCCATAGAGACTAGACGAGATATTTACACCGAATATGAAAGTGATAATTTAAGGAAATATTTATTGAGTGCCGGTTATATCTTTGGAGACAGAGACAAAATATTATGGGAGCCTTCTATTTTATTTCAAATGGTGGATCAGACCAAAGAAAAATCTATTGATATTAATCTAAAAGCCTACAAGACGTTAGATTTTGGAAAGCTTTGGGGTGGATTATCTTATAGAAGAAGTTTTGATGGTGCAGAGTACCTGGATGGAAATTCTGTTTCTAAACAAAAACTGCAATACATAACTCCGATAGTAGGCTTTAACTTTGATAAATTTATGTTTGCCTATACGTATTCTCAGTTATCAGGAGCTGTAAAATTTGATAATGGTGGCTATCACCAAATTACTTTAGGTATCGATTTGTTTTGTAAACCTGTAAAATACGATTGCAACTGCCCCGCAATTAATTAA
- a CDS encoding CBS domain-containing protein — MTEITEYITNDFKAIDSLDSIAAVQDFFSELHFSHFPIVEEGVYIGSIASEDIETFDSDKKVADYRFTLEGFFTRTNTMWLDVLEVFAKNHTNLVPVLDENNTYVGYYEIEDIMKFFHETPFLKEPGGIIVVKKGVLDYSMSQITQIIESNNGKLLGLFISEADVDSVEVTLKITLGTMNEIIQTFRRYNYEIISEHQEDNYINNLKERSDYLDKYLNI, encoded by the coding sequence ATGACAGAAATTACAGAATATATTACCAATGACTTTAAAGCAATTGACAGCCTAGATTCTATTGCTGCTGTTCAGGACTTTTTTAGTGAATTACACTTTTCACATTTTCCAATTGTTGAAGAGGGCGTTTATATTGGCAGTATAGCATCCGAAGACATCGAGACTTTTGACAGTGATAAAAAAGTAGCGGATTATCGTTTTACTCTTGAAGGATTTTTCACCAGAACCAATACGATGTGGCTGGATGTTTTAGAAGTTTTTGCAAAAAACCACACCAATTTAGTTCCCGTTTTGGACGAAAATAATACTTATGTTGGCTATTATGAAATAGAGGACATTATGAAATTTTTTCATGAAACCCCTTTTTTAAAAGAACCTGGCGGAATCATTGTTGTTAAAAAAGGAGTTTTGGATTATTCTATGAGTCAAATTACTCAAATTATAGAAAGCAATAACGGAAAACTTTTAGGACTGTTCATCTCTGAAGCTGATGTGGATAGCGTAGAAGTTACATTGAAAATAACATTAGGAACTATGAATGAAATCATACAAACTTTTAGAAGATACAATTATGAAATCATATCAGAACATCAAGAAGACAATTACATCAATAATTTAAAGGAGCGTTCTGATTATTTAGACAAATACCTTAATATATAG
- a CDS encoding gamma carbonic anhydrase family protein, translating to MLIKSVNGKSPSIPEDCYVAENATIVGDVSFGENCSVWFNAVIRGDVNFITIGNKVNIQDGAIIHCTYKKHPTIIGNNVSIGHNAIVHGCVVHDNVLIGMGAIVMDNCVIESNSIVAAGAVITQNTVVASGTIWAGVPAKKVKDIDQSDFAGEIERISNNYVMYLSWFKEED from the coding sequence ATGCTAATTAAATCTGTTAATGGTAAGTCCCCTTCAATTCCTGAGGATTGTTATGTAGCTGAAAATGCAACTATTGTAGGCGATGTTTCTTTTGGAGAAAATTGTAGCGTTTGGTTTAACGCCGTAATCCGAGGTGATGTAAATTTTATTACAATTGGTAATAAAGTCAACATACAAGATGGGGCAATAATTCATTGTACGTATAAAAAGCACCCAACAATTATAGGTAATAATGTTTCTATTGGACATAACGCTATTGTTCATGGTTGTGTCGTACATGATAATGTATTAATAGGAATGGGGGCAATTGTAATGGATAATTGTGTTATCGAAAGCAATTCTATTGTGGCTGCCGGTGCTGTCATTACGCAAAATACAGTTGTAGCATCTGGTACAATCTGGGCGGGAGTTCCTGCTAAAAAAGTGAAAGATATTGATCAATCTGATTTTGCGGGTGAAATAGAACGCATTTCGAATAATTATGTGATGTATTTGAGTTGGTTTAAAGAGGAAGATTAG
- a CDS encoding NifU family protein produces MNKVSIKETQNPTILKFEFQDFITQNESFEFKNIDEAKTSPLAQQLFYLPFVKTIYISGNFIAIEKYSIVEWDDVKDAVAEQMETFVNNGGTIITIDENKTKKQPVTVYGETTPNPAALKFVVSKMLTKNAIEFKNIDQTGASPLAKELFKFPYVKEIFIDENYISVTKYEINEWQEITLELRSFIKQYIENGGTVLDENFIQAVTAEEDTKAKEFDNLDVTSQQIINILEEYVKPAVQADGGNIAFDSYNETDKTVKVILQGACSGCPSSTFTLKSGIENMLKSMLNDEGIKVEAVNA; encoded by the coding sequence ATGAACAAAGTTAGCATAAAAGAAACACAAAACCCAACTATATTAAAGTTTGAATTTCAAGATTTTATAACCCAAAATGAAAGTTTTGAATTCAAAAACATTGACGAGGCCAAAACGTCTCCACTAGCGCAACAATTATTTTACCTTCCATTTGTAAAAACAATCTATATCTCTGGAAATTTTATTGCAATCGAAAAATATAGTATTGTTGAATGGGACGATGTCAAAGATGCCGTAGCAGAACAAATGGAAACATTTGTAAATAATGGCGGAACAATCATCACTATTGATGAAAATAAAACTAAAAAACAGCCTGTTACCGTTTATGGAGAAACCACTCCAAATCCAGCTGCATTGAAATTTGTAGTGAGTAAAATGTTGACTAAAAATGCTATCGAATTCAAAAACATTGATCAAACAGGTGCATCACCATTAGCAAAAGAACTTTTCAAGTTTCCTTATGTGAAAGAAATTTTCATTGATGAAAACTACATCTCGGTAACTAAATATGAAATAAATGAATGGCAAGAAATAACATTAGAATTAAGAAGTTTCATCAAGCAATATATTGAGAATGGCGGAACAGTTCTAGATGAAAATTTCATTCAGGCAGTTACAGCAGAAGAAGATACCAAAGCAAAAGAGTTTGATAATCTGGATGTGACTTCACAACAAATCATCAACATCTTAGAGGAATATGTAAAACCTGCAGTACAAGCTGACGGTGGAAATATTGCATTTGATTCCTATAACGAAACTGACAAGACCGTAAAAGTAATCCTTCAAGGAGCATGTAGCGGTTGCCCATCATCGACTTTCACTTTAAAAAGCGGTATCGAAAACATGTTAAAAAGCATGCTGAATGACGAAGGGATTAAAGTGGAAGCCGTAAACGCATAA